The genomic region GGCTGAGTTGATAGAACGCCGTAATGGCATCCATATCAGTGGCGCCGGCGCTGTGCGTGCGCTCTAGCGTCTTGTTGAGGAAAGCGTGTTCTGGGCCAACACCGGGGTAGTCCAAACCAGAGGCGACGGAATGGACGTGGGCCGGGGTTCCGGCTTGGTCCTCAAGCACAAAAGTTTTGAAGCCGTGGATGACCCCAGGGTGGCCAAAGGTCAAGGTCGCGGCGTTGTCGCCGAGCCCGGGACCGGTTCCGAGCGGCTCGACCCCCCAAAGCTCGGTCGGGTCGTCCAAGAATCCGGAAAAGATGCCCATGGCGTTTGAGCCGCCGCCCACACAAGCCACCACATGGTCCGGCAGCCAGCCGGTCATTTCCTGGAACTGCTGGCGGGCTTCGATTCCAACGACGGCCTGGAAATCCCGCACCATCAGGGGGAACGGGTGTGGGCCCACGACCGAACCAATGGCGTACATGGTGTTGATCGGATCCTCCAACCAAGCCTCAAAGGCCGAATCGACCGCTTCTTTGAGCGTGCGCTGGCCAAAAGAAACCGGCACTACTTTGGCGCCTAGCACCTTCATCCGGATGACGTTGGGGTGCTCCTTGACAATGTCGACCTCGCCCATGTGGATCTCGCACTCCAGTCCAAAAAAGGCGGCGGCGGTGGCCAGGGCCACGCCATGCTGGCCGGCCCCGGTTTCCGCAATCAGCTTCTTCTTGCCCAGGTAGCTGGCCAGTAGAGCCTCGCCCATGCAGTGGTTGAGCTTGTGGGCGCCGGTGTGGTTGAGGTCCTCGCGTTTGAAGTAGATGCGGGCGCCGCCAACTTGTTCGGTCAATCGCTTGGCGTAGTAGACCGGCGTTGGCCGGCCCTGGAAGTGGGCGCGAATATCGCGCAGCTTCATAATGAAGTCGTGGGAGTTGCCGATGGTTTGGTAGGCGCGGTAGGTCCGTTCCATTTCCTCGGCCAAGTTTGGCGGCACCTCCATGCCGCCATAGGCGCCAAAGTAGCCATCTTGGTCGGGGTACTGGCGCAGATATGGTTTGTCCG from Micrococcales bacterium harbors:
- the trpB gene encoding tryptophan synthase subunit beta; amino-acid sequence: MPDKPYLRQYPDQDGYFGAYGGMEVPPNLAEEMERTYRAYQTIGNSHDFIMKLRDIRAHFQGRPTPVYYAKRLTEQVGGARIYFKREDLNHTGAHKLNHCMGEALLASYLGKKKLIAETGAGQHGVALATAAAFFGLECEIHMGEVDIVKEHPNVIRMKVLGAKVVPVSFGQRTLKEAVDSAFEAWLEDPINTMYAIGSVVGPHPFPLMVRDFQAVVGIEARQQFQEMTGWLPDHVVACVGGGSNAMGIFSGFLDDPTELWGVEPLGTGPGLGDNAATLTFGHPGVIHGFKTFVLEDQAGTPAHVHSVASGLDYPGVGPEHAFLNKTLERTHSAGATDMDAITAFYQLSRLEGIIPALESAHAVAFATELAQRRPYESILVNLSGRGDKDLDYVYDNFPPDQYA